CGCGCGACGAACTGGCGATCAAGCTGGCGATGGCGGTGACCATCCCCGGCGTGGACGTGGCCGCGGTCGTGCACGGCCAGCGCCGGCACAGCATGCAGGCGCTCCAGGACTACACCCGGCTCAAGGGCCGGGCGCTGGCCGCGGACGACGGCTCCGGCAAGGACCTGGCCTGGCTGCTGGTGCTGGAGCAGCTGATCTTCCAGACCGAGGCGGAGATCCGCTGGCTGGACCACTGCGAGTCCCGGCTCGCCCAGCACGCCGAACGCGCCGCCGCCCCGTCCGAACCCGCCGCCGCGCCGCCCGCCCGGCGCGCCGCCAAGAGCCGCGACCGCGGCCGCATCTGAACCTCCTGGGGGAGTGATGACCGAACAACTCAAGCCGGCCGAGCCCGTGCTGCACCTCGACCAGGTCAGCCGGACGCACGGCCAGGGCGCGGCCCAGGTGCACGCGCTGCGCGCCGTCGACCTGCGGGTCTACCCCGGCGAACTGGTCGCCGTGATGGGCCCCTCCGGCTCCGGCAAGTCCACCCTGCTGACCCTGGCCGGCGGCCTGGACAGCCCCACCGGCGGCCGGGTGGTCGTCGAGGGCACCGTCCTGGGCGACCTGGACCGCAGGAAGCTGGCC
This is a stretch of genomic DNA from Kitasatospora fiedleri. It encodes these proteins:
- a CDS encoding PadR family transcriptional regulator, encoding MSIRHGLLALLDQGPRYGYQLRSEFEARTGATWPLNVGQVYTTLGRLERDGLVEAAGEDDEGHQFYSVTDEGRAELRRWFDTPVPRTNPPRDELAIKLAMAVTIPGVDVAAVVHGQRRHSMQALQDYTRLKGRALAADDGSGKDLAWLLVLEQLIFQTEAEIRWLDHCESRLAQHAERAAAPSEPAAAPPARRAAKSRDRGRI